A single Vespa crabro chromosome 21, iyVesCrab1.2, whole genome shotgun sequence DNA region contains:
- the LOC124431304 gene encoding uncharacterized protein LOC124431304 isoform X3 translates to MSSQDTTDHVSEASPSDITSKTKNWVQFEEEVEPCETVSKDESKYVNKVQKNTPAVIKPESVTINVDKIGKTVENLEVINKTNNEYSGAVIATESVQINLDRSGLSRSIVSESTDLNVPSDIKTTDPKSASLKTVDLRDVSNGRNNPSNVISTPIGNIRQGFANGDTIVTLLPVNTRWPWITPAKFRPELVPEELMAQGLTLTVEDYVHIMELLVNDVRFNMYNVCYKRILVLWIFTAFVVLLGLLFSGVTGLTLFGLGVMWLVLNAAAIFFCMFIKIKLNHNLEKCMAQVNKHLLRHKILLGLDDRGKISCHKVNLCFIYFDTTDCIKKLQEVIEREECEGRTIRSNENDAQRKRELQQRMDIDDSDIVIQGSTTTRISRKQGKSEQVLCRYVQRWAKDYLRRRLDWTVDEDGNPSSPRHIASALCPCQYVEEWLRNKPRIQGRDFCPRWSSFLRDRGI, encoded by the exons atgaGTTCCCAAGATACAACTGATCATGTATCAGAAGCCAGTCCTTCTGATATCACTTCCAAAACAAAAAACTGGGTCCAATTTGAAGAAGAGGTAGAACCATGCGAAACAGTGTCTAAAGATGAatcaaaatatgtaaataaagtgCAAAAAAATACTCCAGCAGTGATAAAGCCAGAATCTGTTACAATAAATGTTGATAAGATTGGAAAAACGGTTGAAAATTTAGAAgtgataaataaaacaaataatgaatatagtGGTGCTGTGATAGCAACAGAATCCGTCCAAATTAATTTAGATAGATCAGGATTAAGTCGATCCATTGTCTCTGAGAGTACAGATCTTAATGTTCCGTCCGATATTAAAACTACAGATCCAAAAAGTGCTTCTTTAAAAACAGTGGATTTGCGAGATGTATCTAATGGCAGGAATAATCCTAGTAATGTTATAAGTACACCCATTGGAAACATTAGACAAGGATTTGCAAATGGTGATACTATTGTTACACTTTTACCAGTTAATACCAGATGGCCTTGGATAACTCCAGCTAAATTTAGACCAGAATTAGTTCCAGAGGAATTAATGGCACAAGGATTAACG CTTACTGTCGAGGACTATGTGCATATAATGGAATTGCTTGTAAACGATGTACGTTtcaatatgtataatgtatgcTATAAAAGAATACTTGTCCTTTGGATATTTACTGCATTTGTCGTATTGCTTGGTTTGCTCTTTTCTGGAGTAACTGGCCTTACATTGTTTGGGCTTGGCGTCATGTGGTTAGTCCTGAATGCAGCTGCAATATTTTTTTGcatgtttattaaaataaaattgaatcatAATCTGGAAAAATGTATGGCACAAGTTAATAAGCATTTATTACGACATAAGATATTACTTGGATTGGATGACAGAGGAAAAATATCCTGCCATAAAGTTAATCTCtgtttcatatattttgataCTACAGACTGCATA aaaaaactCCAAGAGGTGATAGAACGTGAAGAATGTGAAGGAAGGACAATTAGAAGTAACGAAAATGATGCACAGCGTAAAAGAGAATTACAGCAACGAATGGATATTGATGATAGTGATATTGTAATACAAGGCAGTACAACAACTCGAATTTCCCGGAAACAG GGTAAAAGTGAACAAGTATTATGCCGTTACGTGCAACGTTGGGCAAAGGATTATTTACGTCGACGTCTGGATTGGACGGTCGATGAAGATGGAAATCCTTCTTCCCCACGTCATATTGCATCTGCTTTGTGTCCATGTCAATATGTTGAAGAATGGTTGCGTAACAAGCCACGTATACAGGGCAGAGATTTTTGTCCTAGATGGAGTAGTTTTTTAAGGGATAGGGGCATATGA
- the LOC124431376 gene encoding DNA repair protein RAD52 homolog → MSTNINDYPSCIKIPNTKQNHKTIEQYQTKESLPLVVQQKKIIRVNNALLSLANQIFGEEKWSYSITNQTLDFVDSAWDIYVVGCCTLVKVQLHSGIFREDMGYSVKKGSVKGEAIHCARLASYNDALVKVLCSFGGKIKTEAEELAKELSNSLTLPKNKLSPPVNHDINETKEKEKEKEKEEAVLENTSNVLCQEPEVSKTNVNNIPSSNNVNCMKNQLTSKPNIFTDQEDMNNKKLSIEEIIRQERKRKQMEKQMEYRRLMKEKELKKSNNL, encoded by the exons atgtcaacaaatataaatgattatccATCATGCATTAAAATT cCAAATACAAAACAAAATCATAAAACCATAGAACAATatcaaacgaaagaaagtttACCATTAGTtgtacaacaaaaaaaaataatacgtgTAAACAATGCATTATTGTCATTGGCAAATCAAATATTTGGAGAAGAAAAGTGGAGTTATTCTATTACTAATCAAACATTAG aTTTTGTTGACTCTGCCTGGGATATTTATGTTGTTGGATGCTGTACATTAGTAAAAGTACAATTACATTCAGGAATTTTTCGTGAAGATATGGGATATAGTGTTAAGAAAGGATCAGTGAAAGGTGAAGCTATACATTGTGCTAGACTT gcTTCTTACAATGATGCATTAGTTAAAGTCTTATGTAGTTTTGGTGGTAAAATAAAGACAGAAGCTGAGGAACTTGCGAAGGAACTTTCTAattctcttactcttcctAAAAACAAGTTGTCTCCTCCAGTAAACcatgatataaatgaaacaaaagaaaaagaaaaagaaaaagaaaaagaag AGGCAGTACTTGAAAATACAAGTAATGTATTGTGCCAAGAACCAGAAGTTTCCAAGACAAACGTCAATAACATACCTTCAAGTAATAATGTAAATTGTATGAAAAATCAGTTAACTTCAAAACCAAATATTTTTACAGATCAAGAGGatatgaacaataaaaaat tatctatagaagaaataattcgtcaagagaggaagagaaaacaaatggAGAAACAAATGGAATATAGAAGActgatgaaagaaaaggaattaaagaaaagtaataatttataa
- the LOC124431377 gene encoding lysM and putative peptidoglycan-binding domain-containing protein 2: MEWNGSKEMEERRCIADTGKTLRKYGSTAKHMMRAESLIKHIVVSTDTLQGIALKYGVTTEQIRRVNRLWASDSLFLREYLLIPVSTDSPLASSVECAVYNDSECNSTQNVSSPSVISPLDDESSADDFLAKMDTCIANVKKEIKRAQGSSEFCNEGNDTYVQQRRTSNKFKDSLPSNTHISAHSSELRLSSSSDMQNFPTAVVMTQGRKVKTSLQRLQQQQDEMFQL; encoded by the exons ATGGAATGGAATGGCTCTAAAGAAATGGAGGAACGGAGGTGCATTGCTGATACAGGGAAAACATTAAGAAAGTATGGAAGTACAGCTAAACATATGATGAGAGCAGAGAGCTTAATAAAACATATTGTTGTGTCTACGGATACACTTCAAGGAATTGCGTTGAAGTATGGCGTTACA ACAGAACAAATAAGAAGAGTTAATCGACTGTGGGCATCAGATAGTTTATTTTTACGAGAATATCTCCTTATACCTGTAAGCACAGACAGCCCATTAGCTTCGTCTGTTGAATGTGCTGTGTACAATGATTCAGAGTGTAATTCTACTCAAAAT GTATCTAGTCCATCCGTAATATCGCCATTAGATGATGAAAGTTCAGCTGATGACTTTTTAGCAAAAATGGATACTTGTATAgctaatgttaaaaaagaaattaaacgtGCTCAAGGAAGTAGTGA ATTCTGTAATGAAGGTAATGATACTTATGTGCAACAACGAAGAACATCTAATAAGTTTAAAGATTCACTTCCttcaaatacacatatatcagCCCATTCATCAGAATTAAGGCTGTCATCCTCTAGTGATATGCAAAATTTTCCAACTGCTGTAGTTATGACCCagggaagaaaagtaaaaacatCATTACAAAGACTTCAACAGCAACAGGATGAAATGTTCCAATTGTAG
- the LOC124431380 gene encoding uncharacterized protein LOC124431380, with translation MFGNKKHNLPPRPNFPNPEHMLEDLSNASADDVAFKVVNKDEIQTENLYILSNDDNSEDIYKKVKIYLNVKEQLKQLGTILKREQEQLQMDNEEIRALADSIRKQAQAALIT, from the exons atgtttgGAAATAAGAAACATAATTTACCACCTAGACCTAATTTTCCGAATCCTGAGCATATGTTAGAAGATCTTTCCAACGCATCGGCGGATGATGTTGCATTTAAAGTAGTGAATAaag ATGAAATCCAaacagaaaatttatatattttgtctaatgacgataattcCGAGGACATttacaaaaaagtaaaaatttatttgaacgtTAAAGAACAATTGAAACAATTGggaacaattttaaaaagagaacaagaacAATTACAAATGGATAACGAAGAAATAAGGGCACTTGCAGATAGCATCAGAAAACAGGCACAAGCTGCTCTTATAACGTGA
- the LOC124431304 gene encoding transmembrane protein 268 isoform X1: protein MSSQDTTDHVSEASPSDITSKTKNWVQFEEEVEPCETVSKDESKYVNKVQKNTPAVIKPESVTINVDKIGKTVENLEVINKTNNEYSGAVIATESVQINLDRSGLSRSIVSESTDLNVPSDIKTTDPKSASLKTVDLRDVSNGRNNPSNVISTPIGNIRQGFANGDTIVTLLPVNTRWPWITPAKFRPELVPEELMAQGLTLTVEDYVHIMELLVNDVRFNMYNVCYKRILVLWIFTAFVVLLGLLFSGVTGLTLFGLGVMWLVLNAAAIFFCMFIKIKLNHNLEKCMAQVNKHLLRHKILLGLDDRGKISCHKVNLCFIYFDTTDCIKKLQEVIEREECEGRTIRSNENDAQRKRELQQRMDIDDSDIVIQGSTTTRISRKQERAELLLLRYASRWARHFVRRRLDLVIDSQDRNRSITGLSVPPRHCVSARCPCQFIEDHLKYKPRGYPPGFTWCAYLNDPMVRFDVLPTH, encoded by the exons atgaGTTCCCAAGATACAACTGATCATGTATCAGAAGCCAGTCCTTCTGATATCACTTCCAAAACAAAAAACTGGGTCCAATTTGAAGAAGAGGTAGAACCATGCGAAACAGTGTCTAAAGATGAatcaaaatatgtaaataaagtgCAAAAAAATACTCCAGCAGTGATAAAGCCAGAATCTGTTACAATAAATGTTGATAAGATTGGAAAAACGGTTGAAAATTTAGAAgtgataaataaaacaaataatgaatatagtGGTGCTGTGATAGCAACAGAATCCGTCCAAATTAATTTAGATAGATCAGGATTAAGTCGATCCATTGTCTCTGAGAGTACAGATCTTAATGTTCCGTCCGATATTAAAACTACAGATCCAAAAAGTGCTTCTTTAAAAACAGTGGATTTGCGAGATGTATCTAATGGCAGGAATAATCCTAGTAATGTTATAAGTACACCCATTGGAAACATTAGACAAGGATTTGCAAATGGTGATACTATTGTTACACTTTTACCAGTTAATACCAGATGGCCTTGGATAACTCCAGCTAAATTTAGACCAGAATTAGTTCCAGAGGAATTAATGGCACAAGGATTAACG CTTACTGTCGAGGACTATGTGCATATAATGGAATTGCTTGTAAACGATGTACGTTtcaatatgtataatgtatgcTATAAAAGAATACTTGTCCTTTGGATATTTACTGCATTTGTCGTATTGCTTGGTTTGCTCTTTTCTGGAGTAACTGGCCTTACATTGTTTGGGCTTGGCGTCATGTGGTTAGTCCTGAATGCAGCTGCAATATTTTTTTGcatgtttattaaaataaaattgaatcatAATCTGGAAAAATGTATGGCACAAGTTAATAAGCATTTATTACGACATAAGATATTACTTGGATTGGATGACAGAGGAAAAATATCCTGCCATAAAGTTAATCTCtgtttcatatattttgataCTACAGACTGCATA aaaaaactCCAAGAGGTGATAGAACGTGAAGAATGTGAAGGAAGGACAATTAGAAGTAACGAAAATGATGCACAGCGTAAAAGAGAATTACAGCAACGAATGGATATTGATGATAGTGATATTGTAATACAAGGCAGTACAACAACTCGAATTTCCCGGAAACAG GAACGGGCGGAGTTGCTGTTGCTGAGGTATGCTTCTCGATGGGCACGTCACTTTGTGCGTCGCAGACTTGATTTGGTTATAGACTCACAGGATCGTAATAGAAGCATCACAGGCCTTTCTGTACCACCACGTCACTGCGTCTCCGCCCGTTGTCCTTGTCAATTCATTGAGGATCATCTAAAATACAAACCTAGAG GATATCCACCTGGTTTCACATGGTGTGCTTATCTCAATGATCCTATGGTTCGATTTGATGTATTACCAACTCactga
- the LOC124431305 gene encoding tetratricopeptide repeat protein 19 homolog, mitochondrial codes for MAIYYRQMILNASRLVGKHIKLNNNLRTNIPIFTYSLPIKNFKYLYESRNRSYNNNNKNVNITHYYFFLSSLLFSFFKVNEEDEEISELIMIIKRSILSMQRNEFKKAEQMLHIALRQAQALQNQNAITYIYDLMANVAFETKQLKKAETLFLLVLERLLSNGVTQDDLKVIHISLKLANIYEQTGDIEKAETGYEFCLKNVQIHLDNNPEDENILILLAMTYDWYAQMLFSQGKYTNAREYFEQSYNLCIKVNGTEHEQTVNLLNYLGTVSCKMEEYDKAIEYLTTAIQIGKSLPDMVHLGSVHINLGDVYLKKGLYSEAKKACNEGRKIAKNREDEKSLVEANKCLDDIKKLM; via the exons ATGGCAATATATTATAGACAAATGATTCTTAATGCGTCGCGCCTGGTGGgaaaacatataaaattaaataataatttaagaacTAATATACCAATATTTACTTATAGTCttcctattaaaaatttcaaatatttatatgaatcaaGGAATAgaagttataataacaataataagaatgttaacataactcattattatttttttttaagtagtctactttttagtttttttaaagttaatgaagaagatgaagaaatttCAGAacttattatgataattaaacgctcaatattatcaatgcag agaaatgaatttaaaaaagcaGAACAAATGTTACATATTGCTTTGAGACAAGCTCAGGCTTTACAAAATCAGAATGCTATTACTTACATTTATGATTTGATGGCTAATGTTGCATTTGAGACTAAACAATTGAAAAAAGCGGAAACTCTATTTTTGTTGGTTTTGGAAAGATTATTATCCAATGGCGTGACACAAGATGATTTGAAAGTCATACATATTAGTTTAAAGTTAGCaaatatatatgaacaaaCAGGAGATATAGA AAAAGCTGAGACTGGTTATGAAttctgtttgaaaaatgtacaAATTCATCTAGATAATAATCCTGaggatgaaaatatattaatattattggcTATGACTTATGATTGGTATGCACAAATGCTTTTTTCTCAAGGAAAATATACAAATGCTCGTGAATACTTTGAACAATCTTATAACTTGTGTATTAAAGTAAATGGTACAGAGCACGAGCAAACAGTGaatttacttaattatttagGGACTGTAAGTTGCAAAATGGAAGAATATGATAAAGCAATTGAATATCTAACTACTGCTATACAAATAG GGAAATCATTACCAGATATGGTTCATTTAGGTTCAGTTCATATTAATTTAGGAGatgtctatttaaaaaaaggttTATATTCTGAAGCAAAGAAAGCTTGCAATGAAGGTCGAAAAATAGCTAAAAATAGAGAGGATGAGAAATCTCTAGTAGAAGCTAATAAATGTCTTgacgatataaagaaattaatgtga
- the LOC124431304 gene encoding transmembrane protein 268 isoform X2 — protein MSSQDTTDHVSEASPSDITSKTKNWVQFEEEVEPCETVSKDESKYVNKVQKNTPAVIKPESVTINVDKIGKTVENLEVINKTNNEYSGAVIATESVQINLDRSGLSRSIVSESTDLNVPSDIKTTDPKSASLKTVDLRDVSNGRNNPSNVISTPIGNIRQGFANGDTIVTLLPVNTRWPWITPAKFRPELVPEELMAQGLTLTVEDYVHIMELLVNDVRFNMYNVCYKRILVLWIFTAFVVLLGLLFSGVTGLTLFGLGVMWLVLNAAAIFFCMFIKIKLNHNLEKCMAQVNKHLLRHKILLGLDDRGKISCHKVNLCFIYFDTTDCIKKLQEVIEREECEGRTIRSNENDAQRKRELQQRMDIDDSDIVIQGSTTTRISRKQERAELLLLRYASRWARHFVRRRLDLVIDSQDRNRSITGLSVPPRHCVSARCPCQFIEDHLKYKPRAGQKVVELPAISRH, from the exons atgaGTTCCCAAGATACAACTGATCATGTATCAGAAGCCAGTCCTTCTGATATCACTTCCAAAACAAAAAACTGGGTCCAATTTGAAGAAGAGGTAGAACCATGCGAAACAGTGTCTAAAGATGAatcaaaatatgtaaataaagtgCAAAAAAATACTCCAGCAGTGATAAAGCCAGAATCTGTTACAATAAATGTTGATAAGATTGGAAAAACGGTTGAAAATTTAGAAgtgataaataaaacaaataatgaatatagtGGTGCTGTGATAGCAACAGAATCCGTCCAAATTAATTTAGATAGATCAGGATTAAGTCGATCCATTGTCTCTGAGAGTACAGATCTTAATGTTCCGTCCGATATTAAAACTACAGATCCAAAAAGTGCTTCTTTAAAAACAGTGGATTTGCGAGATGTATCTAATGGCAGGAATAATCCTAGTAATGTTATAAGTACACCCATTGGAAACATTAGACAAGGATTTGCAAATGGTGATACTATTGTTACACTTTTACCAGTTAATACCAGATGGCCTTGGATAACTCCAGCTAAATTTAGACCAGAATTAGTTCCAGAGGAATTAATGGCACAAGGATTAACG CTTACTGTCGAGGACTATGTGCATATAATGGAATTGCTTGTAAACGATGTACGTTtcaatatgtataatgtatgcTATAAAAGAATACTTGTCCTTTGGATATTTACTGCATTTGTCGTATTGCTTGGTTTGCTCTTTTCTGGAGTAACTGGCCTTACATTGTTTGGGCTTGGCGTCATGTGGTTAGTCCTGAATGCAGCTGCAATATTTTTTTGcatgtttattaaaataaaattgaatcatAATCTGGAAAAATGTATGGCACAAGTTAATAAGCATTTATTACGACATAAGATATTACTTGGATTGGATGACAGAGGAAAAATATCCTGCCATAAAGTTAATCTCtgtttcatatattttgataCTACAGACTGCATA aaaaaactCCAAGAGGTGATAGAACGTGAAGAATGTGAAGGAAGGACAATTAGAAGTAACGAAAATGATGCACAGCGTAAAAGAGAATTACAGCAACGAATGGATATTGATGATAGTGATATTGTAATACAAGGCAGTACAACAACTCGAATTTCCCGGAAACAG GAACGGGCGGAGTTGCTGTTGCTGAGGTATGCTTCTCGATGGGCACGTCACTTTGTGCGTCGCAGACTTGATTTGGTTATAGACTCACAGGATCGTAATAGAAGCATCACAGGCCTTTCTGTACCACCACGTCACTGCGTCTCCGCCCGTTGTCCTTGTCAATTCATTGAGGATCATCTAAAATACAAACCTAGAG CTGGACAAAAGGTGGTGGAACTTCCTGCTATATCTCGTCATTGA
- the LOC124431375 gene encoding protein catecholamines up has protein sequence MMATIDRRQQQSERKKWIYRILTAVFLLLVFLNLPAICQTHGYDESPSFKYSKEANEEYLQNQHSVKHDHHKHQSKQEHMHTYGQQQDDQYHHQESSLPTNEHNKITLKAMGSTLLISIAPFFILLFVPLDNTKEREPLLKILLSFASGGLLGDAFLHLIPHALVPHSHESSHSHSHDHFHDHKHEESDQKHEESDHKHDMSVGLCVLLGIIVFLIVEKAVRMIKGNHGHSHTLNVTEKESDKKKAVSTTKKTKDKSLVNNKSTSVEKDSEPMNDIKIAGYLNLVADFLHNFTDGLAIGASYLAGNTIGYVTTFTILLHEVPHEIGDFAILVQSGCSKKKAMLLQLTTAIGALLGTYVSLLVEGMGDLATMWILPFTAGGFIYIATVSVIPELLIDTKFWQSVKEIIALLFGVYMMVLITEYE, from the exons ATGATGGCGACGATTGATAGGCGGCAACAACaatcggaaagaaaaaagtggatTTATAGAATATTAACTGCGGTATTTCTATTGCTTGTGTTTTTAAATTTACCGGCTATATGCCAAACACATGGATACGATGAATCACCCAGTTTTAAATATTCGAAAGAAGCCAATGAAGAATATTTGCAAAATCAGCACTCTGTGAAACATGATCACCATAAACATCAATCCAAGCAGGaacatatgcatacatatggaCAACAACAGGATGATCAATATCATCATCAAGAATCATCTCTTCCTACTAATGAACATAATAAGATAACGTTAAAAGCTATGGGTTCTACTTTGCTCATTTCTATAgctcctttttttatattactttttgtaCCATTAGATAATACTAAGGAACGCGaaccattattaaaaatacttttgaGCTTTGCATCAGGCGGTCTGCTCGGAGATGCTTTCCTTCATCTTATTCCTCATGCATTAGTTCCTCATTCACATGAATCTTcgcattctcattctcatgaCCATTTTCATGATCACAAACATGAGGAATCTGATCAGAAACATGAGGAATCTGATCACAAACATGATATGTCTGTCGGTTTATGCGTTTTATTAggaattattgtatttttaattgttgaGAAAGCTGTACGTATGATAAAAGGTAATCATGGACATTCTCATACTCTTAATGTCACTGAAAAAGAatctgataagaaaaaagcTGTTTCTACGACAAAGAAGACTAAAGACAAGTcacttgttaataataaatctacaTCCGTTGAAAAGGATTCAGAGCCcatgaatgatataaaaattgcaGGCTACCTCAATTTAGTTGCAgattttttacataattttacTGACGGCCTAGCTATAGGAGCCAGCTATTTAGCAGGAAACACTATTGGCTATGTAACAAcatttactattttattacatGAAGTACCTCATGAAATAGGTGACTTTGCCATTTTGGTACAAAGTGGTTGTAGTAAGAAAAAG GCTATGTTACTGCAGTTAACTACTGCGATAGGTGCTTTGTTAGGGACTTATGTGTCCTTATTAGTAGAAGGAATGg GAGATCTTGCAACAATGTGGATTCTTCCATTCACAGCTGGAGGATTTATCTATATTGCTACTGTCTCTGTGATACCAGAATTATTAATTGACACTAAGTTTTGGCAATccgttaaagaaattattgcaCTTCTATTTGGAGTATATATGATGGTACTTATAACAGAATATGAATag
- the LOC124431304 gene encoding uncharacterized protein LOC124431304 isoform X4, translating into MSSQDTTDHVSEASPSDITSKTKNWVQFEEEVEPCETVSKDESKYVNKVQKNTPAVIKPESVTINVDKIGKTVENLEVINKTNNEYSGAVIATESVQINLDRSGLSRSIVSESTDLNVPSDIKTTDPKSASLKTVDLRDVSNGRNNPSNVISTPIGNIRQGFANGDTIVTLLPVNTRWPWITPAKFRPELVPEELMAQGLTLTVEDYVHIMELLVNDVRFNMYNVCYKRILVLWIFTAFVVLLGLLFSGVTGLTLFGLGVMWLVLNAAAIFFCMFIKIKLNHNLEKCMAQVNKHLLRHKILLGLDDRGKISCHKVNLCFIYFDTTDCIKKLQEVIEREECEGRTIRSNENDAQRKRELQQRMDIDDSDIVIQGSTTTRISRKQLDKRWWNFLLYLVIESKLYKNY; encoded by the exons atgaGTTCCCAAGATACAACTGATCATGTATCAGAAGCCAGTCCTTCTGATATCACTTCCAAAACAAAAAACTGGGTCCAATTTGAAGAAGAGGTAGAACCATGCGAAACAGTGTCTAAAGATGAatcaaaatatgtaaataaagtgCAAAAAAATACTCCAGCAGTGATAAAGCCAGAATCTGTTACAATAAATGTTGATAAGATTGGAAAAACGGTTGAAAATTTAGAAgtgataaataaaacaaataatgaatatagtGGTGCTGTGATAGCAACAGAATCCGTCCAAATTAATTTAGATAGATCAGGATTAAGTCGATCCATTGTCTCTGAGAGTACAGATCTTAATGTTCCGTCCGATATTAAAACTACAGATCCAAAAAGTGCTTCTTTAAAAACAGTGGATTTGCGAGATGTATCTAATGGCAGGAATAATCCTAGTAATGTTATAAGTACACCCATTGGAAACATTAGACAAGGATTTGCAAATGGTGATACTATTGTTACACTTTTACCAGTTAATACCAGATGGCCTTGGATAACTCCAGCTAAATTTAGACCAGAATTAGTTCCAGAGGAATTAATGGCACAAGGATTAACG CTTACTGTCGAGGACTATGTGCATATAATGGAATTGCTTGTAAACGATGTACGTTtcaatatgtataatgtatgcTATAAAAGAATACTTGTCCTTTGGATATTTACTGCATTTGTCGTATTGCTTGGTTTGCTCTTTTCTGGAGTAACTGGCCTTACATTGTTTGGGCTTGGCGTCATGTGGTTAGTCCTGAATGCAGCTGCAATATTTTTTTGcatgtttattaaaataaaattgaatcatAATCTGGAAAAATGTATGGCACAAGTTAATAAGCATTTATTACGACATAAGATATTACTTGGATTGGATGACAGAGGAAAAATATCCTGCCATAAAGTTAATCTCtgtttcatatattttgataCTACAGACTGCATA aaaaaactCCAAGAGGTGATAGAACGTGAAGAATGTGAAGGAAGGACAATTAGAAGTAACGAAAATGATGCACAGCGTAAAAGAGAATTACAGCAACGAATGGATATTGATGATAGTGATATTGTAATACAAGGCAGTACAACAACTCGAATTTCCCGGAAACAG CTGGACAAAAGGTGGTGGAACTTCCTGCTATATCTCGTCATTGAATCAAAACTTTATAAAAACTATTAA